One part of the Hydra vulgaris chromosome 01, alternate assembly HydraT2T_AEP genome encodes these proteins:
- the LOC136074038 gene encoding deoxyuridine 5'-triphosphate nucleotidohydrolase-like — protein sequence MEKCNQESSDESKVIQINDTLEWSFYETKQSACFDLRSRIEYTLPPNESVLVGTGVYIVTMDSDLVGCIFSKSGMAYNNGVVVLNAPGIIDADYKGEIKVILMNFSKEEYIIKPGDAVAQMGFVKMFKAEKKVIEFDGCACRQVTMSMIKNVERKGGFGSTGK from the coding sequence ATGGAGAAATGCAATCAAGAGTCTTCTGACGAATCAAAAGTGATTCAAATAAACGATACTTTAGAATGGtctttttatgaaacaaaacagAGCGCTTGTTTTGATCTGAGAAGTAGAATTGAATATACACTTCCACCCAATGAAAGTGTTTTAGTAGGTACGGGAGTATATATTGTTACAATGGATTCAGATTTAGTAGGttgcatattttcaaaatcaggtATGGCTTATAATAATGGTGTTGTCGTGTTGAACGCTCCAGGAATAATAGATGCTGATTATAAAGGTGAAATTAAAGTAATACTAATGAATTTTTCGAAAGaagaatatattattaaaccTGGAGATGCTGTTGCTCAAATgggatttgtaaaaatgtttaaagctgaaaaaaaagtaatagaatTTGATGGTTGTGCTTGTCGTCAAGTAACAATGTCAATGATTAAAAACGTTGAAAGAAAAGGCGGTTTTGGTTCTactggaaaataa